The region TCCAGAAAGGCATCAACGAATCAGAAATCGTTCCAATGGCTGATTATTGTCGTGATAACAATTTGACCTTAAGGTTTATCGAGTTCATGGATGTTGGAACTTCTAACGGATGGAATTGGGATCAAATCGTCACCAAAAAAGAAATCATGGCGAAATTGATTGAACATTTTGAATTTAACCCTTTGGATGCCAACTATTATGGAGAGGTAGCAAAACGCTATCAATATGATGATCAAACAACAGAAATTGGCTTTATTACCTCTGTTTCTGAATCATTCTGCTCCACATGTACGCGAGGCAGATTATCTGCCGATGGAAAGATCTATACTTGTTTATTTGCTGAAAACGGGCATGACATAAAAAGTTTTTTGCGCAGTGGATCGACGGATGCACAATTGAGGGAATTCATTGCGGGAATATGGGAAAAACGAAATGATCGATATTCGGATGAAAGAACGGAAGAGACCGTGAAAAATAAGAAAAAAATCGAAATGTCCTATATAGGCGGCTGAATCCAGTCGTACGGGAGGGGAGAAATGTGAGGAATCGAACACCTAAACTTATTAAAGAAGCCATCATGCAAGTGATGACTTATAAAACAAAGGGAGTAATTGAATATGTCAACATCGAAGAGTCTGATGGAAGGTATTTAGCCGAACCGTTAG is a window of Falsibacillus albus DNA encoding:
- the moaA gene encoding GTP 3',8-cyclase MoaA, whose product is MNEAAIDQYSRPLKDLRISVTDRCNFRCRYCMPAEIYGPDFPFLKHSEILTFEEIERIVNASAQLGVEKVKITGGEPLLRKQLPELIHKLFNIEGIRDIGLTTNGMLLPNLAAKLKSAGLKRINVSLDAIDEELFAKMNGVGISPENVKKGIRAAQQAGLQVKVNMVVQKGINESEIVPMADYCRDNNLTLRFIEFMDVGTSNGWNWDQIVTKKEIMAKLIEHFEFNPLDANYYGEVAKRYQYDDQTTEIGFITSVSESFCSTCTRGRLSADGKIYTCLFAENGHDIKSFLRSGSTDAQLREFIAGIWEKRNDRYSDERTEETVKNKKKIEMSYIGG